From Halotia branconii CENA392, the proteins below share one genomic window:
- a CDS encoding chromophore lyase CpcT/CpeT, whose translation MTHSTDIATLARWMAADFSNQEQAFENPPFFAHIRVCMRPLPLELLSGVGLFVEQAYDYQLNEPYRMRVLKLVNTGDRIEIENYTVKQEETFYGASRDLQRLHTLTSDRLEKLSGCNMIVEWTGNSFKGRVEPGKGCIVFRKGQNTYLDNEFEINDDKFLSLDRGRDLETDEHLWGSVAGPFHFVRWNSFADEVKV comes from the coding sequence ATGACTCATTCTACGGATATTGCCACCTTAGCCCGCTGGATGGCAGCTGACTTTAGCAATCAAGAACAAGCTTTTGAAAATCCACCTTTTTTTGCTCATATTCGTGTGTGTATGCGTCCTCTGCCGTTAGAACTGTTATCAGGGGTAGGTTTGTTTGTGGAACAGGCCTATGACTATCAGCTAAACGAGCCTTATAGAATGCGGGTGTTAAAGTTGGTAAACACAGGCGATCGCATCGAAATTGAAAACTACACTGTTAAACAAGAAGAAACTTTTTACGGTGCTTCCCGCGACTTACAACGTCTTCATACCCTAACAAGCGATCGCTTAGAAAAGTTATCAGGCTGTAACATGATTGTGGAGTGGACTGGTAACAGCTTCAAAGGCAGAGTAGAACCAGGAAAAGGTTGCATTGTCTTTCGTAAAGGGCAAAATACTTATCTAGATAATGAATTTGAGATTAACGACGATAAATTTCTTAGCCTTGACAGAGGACGAGATCTAGAAACCGATGAACATCTCTGGGGATCTGTCGCTGGACCATTTCACTTTGTGCGCTGGAACAGTTTTGCCGACGAAGTGAAGGTGTAG